One window of Vespula pensylvanica isolate Volc-1 chromosome 13, ASM1446617v1, whole genome shotgun sequence genomic DNA carries:
- the LOC122633671 gene encoding glutaminase kidney isoform, mitochondrial isoform X8 codes for MDDYDHGGYYIDDLIAFNEINFARKYSIYGTKDQDHASNAEDVLFDMFKNEETGLLSVGKFLAALRTTGLRKNDPRLQEFSDNLKKEHSKCGGHEGVSYETQRLDREQFRRIVNPNIVLISRAFRHQFIIPDWQGFTKHIEDFYWKCKSNTEGKVASYIPQLARMSPDYWGVSVCTIDGQRFSIGDTSIPFTLQSCSKPLTYAIALDRLGQEVVHQYVGQEPSGRNFNELVLDYNKKPHNPMINAGAILVCSLLKALIKPEMTLAEKFDFTMNYFKRLAGDENFGFNNAVFLSEREAADRNYALGFYMRENKCYPDKTNLREIMDFYFQCCSMEANCETMAVMAATLANGGICPITEEKVLKPDSVRDVLSLMHSCGMYDYSGQFAFKVGIPAKSGVSGSLLVVIPNVMGICTWSPPLDLLGNSCRGVQFCEELVTEFNFHSYYDHRYDNLKHATNKKDPRRHKYETKGLSIVNLLFSAASGDVPAMRRHRLSGMDMTLSDYDGRTALHLAASEGHLDCVEFLIEQCSVPHDPKDRWGKRPIDEAKNFGHAQVVEYLNNYAVAHKTEREYEENKENEVNEEKSSEKVGQSPLP; via the exons atggATGATTACGATCATGGCGGTTATTATATCGACGATTTAATTGCGttcaacgaaataaattttgcaagaaaatattcaatttatgg cACGAAAGATCAGGATCATGCATCGAATGCTGAAGATGTTCTCTTTGATATGttcaaaaatgaagaaactgGTCTTCTCTCGGTTGGCAAGTTTCTCGCT GCTTTGAGGACAACCggtttaagaaaaaatgatcCCCGACTTCAAGAATTTTCGGACAATTTGAAGAAAGAACATTCGAAATGTGGAGGACACGAAGGCGTGTCATACGAGACGCAGAGATTAGACAGGGAACAATTTAGAAG AATCGTAAATCCGAACATAGTGTTAATATCACGAGCGTTCAGGCATCAGTTCATTATTCCAGATTGGCAAGGTTTCACAAAACACATAGAAGACTTTTATTGGAAATGTAAATCGAATACAGAGGGCAAGGTTGCTTCATACATTCCACAGTTAGCAAGAATGAGTCCGGATTATTGGGGAGTCTCAGTTTGTACGATAGATGGTCAAAGATTCAGTATTGGGGATACGTCAATTCCATTCACGTTACAAAGTTGCAGTAAACCATTGACATACGCGATAGCTTTGGATAGGCTAGGACAAGAAGTTGTTCATCAGTATGTGGGCCAAGAACCATCGGGAAGGAATTTCAACGAGCTCGTTTTGGATTACAATA AAAAACCACATAATCCGATGATCAATGCCGGCGCCATATTGGTTTGTTCGCTCTTGAAGGCTCTCATAAAACCCGAAATGACATTGGCTGAGAAGTTCGATTTTACtatgaattatttcaagaGATTGGCAGGAGATGAAAATTTTGGTTTCAACAATGCAGTTTTCTTGTCGGAACGTGAAGCCGCTGATAGAAATTATGCTCTTGGCTTTTACATGAGAGAAAATAAGTGTTATCCAGATAAAACGAATCTCCGTGAAATCATGGACTTTTACTttcaa TGCTGTTCAATGGAAGCAAATTGCGAAACTATGGCGGTAATGGCGGCGACATTGGCGAATGGTGGTATATGTCCTATTACCGAAGAGAAGGTCCTTAAACCAGATAGCGTTCGAGATGTACTTAGTCTGATGCATAGTTGTGGAATGTATGATTACAGTGGTCAATTTGCATTCAAG gTTGGAATACCAGCAAAATCTGGAGTATCAGGAAGTCTTCTTGTAGTTATACCAAATGTGATGGGTATCTGTACGTGGTCGCCACCTTTAGATCTTCTTGGCAATTCTTGCCGAGGCGTACAATTTTGCGAAGAACTCGTAACCGAGTTTAATTTCCATAG CTACTATGATCATAGGTACGATAATCTGAAGCACGCGACCAACAAGAAAGATCCAAGAAGACACAAGTACGAAACGAAGGGCCTATCCATAGTCAATCTTCTCTTCAGTGCTGCCAGTGGCGATGTTCCTGCAATGAGAAG GCATCGGTTGAGTGGTATGGACATGACATTGTCCGACTATGACGGAAGGACAGCTTTGCATTTGGCTGCTAGCGAAGGTCATTTGGATTGCGTTGAATTCCTGATCGAACAATGTAGCGTACCTCACGATCCTAAAGATAG ATGGGGCAAACGACCAATAGACGAAGCGAAAAATTTCGGTCACGCGCAGGTTGTAGagtatttaaacaattatgcTGTTGCGCACAAAACCGAACGCGAATAtgaggaaaataaagagaacgaggtgaatgaagaaaaatcttcTGAAAAGGTCGGCCAATCGCCATTACCATAA
- the LOC122633671 gene encoding glutaminase kidney isoform, mitochondrial isoform X7, with protein sequence MDYSIRSKIACSIWLEKKNEKSTMVLARFLSTKDQDHASNAEDVLFDMFKNEETGLLSVGKFLAALRTTGLRKNDPRLQEFSDNLKKEHSKCGGHEGVSYETQRLDREQFRRIVNPNIVLISRAFRHQFIIPDWQGFTKHIEDFYWKCKSNTEGKVASYIPQLARMSPDYWGVSVCTIDGQRFSIGDTSIPFTLQSCSKPLTYAIALDRLGQEVVHQYVGQEPSGRNFNELVLDYNKKPHNPMINAGAILVCSLLKALIKPEMTLAEKFDFTMNYFKRLAGDENFGFNNAVFLSEREAADRNYALGFYMRENKCYPDKTNLREIMDFYFQCCSMEANCETMAVMAATLANGGICPITEEKVLKPDSVRDVLSLMHSCGMYDYSGQFAFKVGIPAKSGVSGSLLVVIPNVMGICTWSPPLDLLGNSCRGVQFCEELVTEFNFHSYYDHRYDNLKHATNKKDPRRHKYETKGLSIVNLLFSAASGDVPAMRRHRLSGMDMTLSDYDGRTALHLAASEGHLDCVEFLIEQCSVPHDPKDRWGKRPIDEAKNFGHAQVVEYLNNYAVAHKTEREYEENKENEVNEEKSSEKVGQSPLP encoded by the exons ATGGATTATTCGATAAGATCAAAGATTGCTTGTTCAATATggttagagaaaaaaaatgaaaaatcgacgATGGTGTTAGCACGATTTCTTAG cACGAAAGATCAGGATCATGCATCGAATGCTGAAGATGTTCTCTTTGATATGttcaaaaatgaagaaactgGTCTTCTCTCGGTTGGCAAGTTTCTCGCT GCTTTGAGGACAACCggtttaagaaaaaatgatcCCCGACTTCAAGAATTTTCGGACAATTTGAAGAAAGAACATTCGAAATGTGGAGGACACGAAGGCGTGTCATACGAGACGCAGAGATTAGACAGGGAACAATTTAGAAG AATCGTAAATCCGAACATAGTGTTAATATCACGAGCGTTCAGGCATCAGTTCATTATTCCAGATTGGCAAGGTTTCACAAAACACATAGAAGACTTTTATTGGAAATGTAAATCGAATACAGAGGGCAAGGTTGCTTCATACATTCCACAGTTAGCAAGAATGAGTCCGGATTATTGGGGAGTCTCAGTTTGTACGATAGATGGTCAAAGATTCAGTATTGGGGATACGTCAATTCCATTCACGTTACAAAGTTGCAGTAAACCATTGACATACGCGATAGCTTTGGATAGGCTAGGACAAGAAGTTGTTCATCAGTATGTGGGCCAAGAACCATCGGGAAGGAATTTCAACGAGCTCGTTTTGGATTACAATA AAAAACCACATAATCCGATGATCAATGCCGGCGCCATATTGGTTTGTTCGCTCTTGAAGGCTCTCATAAAACCCGAAATGACATTGGCTGAGAAGTTCGATTTTACtatgaattatttcaagaGATTGGCAGGAGATGAAAATTTTGGTTTCAACAATGCAGTTTTCTTGTCGGAACGTGAAGCCGCTGATAGAAATTATGCTCTTGGCTTTTACATGAGAGAAAATAAGTGTTATCCAGATAAAACGAATCTCCGTGAAATCATGGACTTTTACTttcaa TGCTGTTCAATGGAAGCAAATTGCGAAACTATGGCGGTAATGGCGGCGACATTGGCGAATGGTGGTATATGTCCTATTACCGAAGAGAAGGTCCTTAAACCAGATAGCGTTCGAGATGTACTTAGTCTGATGCATAGTTGTGGAATGTATGATTACAGTGGTCAATTTGCATTCAAG gTTGGAATACCAGCAAAATCTGGAGTATCAGGAAGTCTTCTTGTAGTTATACCAAATGTGATGGGTATCTGTACGTGGTCGCCACCTTTAGATCTTCTTGGCAATTCTTGCCGAGGCGTACAATTTTGCGAAGAACTCGTAACCGAGTTTAATTTCCATAG CTACTATGATCATAGGTACGATAATCTGAAGCACGCGACCAACAAGAAAGATCCAAGAAGACACAAGTACGAAACGAAGGGCCTATCCATAGTCAATCTTCTCTTCAGTGCTGCCAGTGGCGATGTTCCTGCAATGAGAAG GCATCGGTTGAGTGGTATGGACATGACATTGTCCGACTATGACGGAAGGACAGCTTTGCATTTGGCTGCTAGCGAAGGTCATTTGGATTGCGTTGAATTCCTGATCGAACAATGTAGCGTACCTCACGATCCTAAAGATAG ATGGGGCAAACGACCAATAGACGAAGCGAAAAATTTCGGTCACGCGCAGGTTGTAGagtatttaaacaattatgcTGTTGCGCACAAAACCGAACGCGAATAtgaggaaaataaagagaacgaggtgaatgaagaaaaatcttcTGAAAAGGTCGGCCAATCGCCATTACCATAA
- the LOC122633671 gene encoding glutaminase kidney isoform, mitochondrial isoform X6 gives MDDYDHGGYYIDDLIAFNEINFARKYSIYGEYSFIHDSHYMYTKDQDHASNAEDVLFDMFKNEETGLLSVGKFLAALRTTGLRKNDPRLQEFSDNLKKEHSKCGGHEGVSYETQRLDREQFRRIVNPNIVLISRAFRHQFIIPDWQGFTKHIEDFYWKCKSNTEGKVASYIPQLARMSPDYWGVSVCTIDGQRFSIGDTSIPFTLQSCSKPLTYAIALDRLGQEVVHQYVGQEPSGRNFNELVLDYNKKPHNPMINAGAILVCSLLKALIKPEMTLAEKFDFTMNYFKRLAGDENFGFNNAVFLSEREAADRNYALGFYMRENKCYPDKTNLREIMDFYFQCCSMEANCETMAVMAATLANGGICPITEEKVLKPDSVRDVLSLMHSCGMYDYSGQFAFKVGIPAKSGVSGSLLVVIPNVMGICTWSPPLDLLGNSCRGVQFCEELVTEFNFHSYYDHRYDNLKHATNKKDPRRHKYETKGLSIVNLLFSAASGDVPAMRRHRLSGMDMTLSDYDGRTALHLAASEGHLDCVEFLIEQCSVPHDPKDRWGKRPIDEAKNFGHAQVVEYLNNYAVAHKTEREYEENKENEVNEEKSSEKVGQSPLP, from the exons atggATGATTACGATCATGGCGGTTATTATATCGACGATTTAATTGCGttcaacgaaataaattttgcaagaaaatattcaatttatgg tGAATACAGCTTTATTCATGACAGTCATTACATGTA cACGAAAGATCAGGATCATGCATCGAATGCTGAAGATGTTCTCTTTGATATGttcaaaaatgaagaaactgGTCTTCTCTCGGTTGGCAAGTTTCTCGCT GCTTTGAGGACAACCggtttaagaaaaaatgatcCCCGACTTCAAGAATTTTCGGACAATTTGAAGAAAGAACATTCGAAATGTGGAGGACACGAAGGCGTGTCATACGAGACGCAGAGATTAGACAGGGAACAATTTAGAAG AATCGTAAATCCGAACATAGTGTTAATATCACGAGCGTTCAGGCATCAGTTCATTATTCCAGATTGGCAAGGTTTCACAAAACACATAGAAGACTTTTATTGGAAATGTAAATCGAATACAGAGGGCAAGGTTGCTTCATACATTCCACAGTTAGCAAGAATGAGTCCGGATTATTGGGGAGTCTCAGTTTGTACGATAGATGGTCAAAGATTCAGTATTGGGGATACGTCAATTCCATTCACGTTACAAAGTTGCAGTAAACCATTGACATACGCGATAGCTTTGGATAGGCTAGGACAAGAAGTTGTTCATCAGTATGTGGGCCAAGAACCATCGGGAAGGAATTTCAACGAGCTCGTTTTGGATTACAATA AAAAACCACATAATCCGATGATCAATGCCGGCGCCATATTGGTTTGTTCGCTCTTGAAGGCTCTCATAAAACCCGAAATGACATTGGCTGAGAAGTTCGATTTTACtatgaattatttcaagaGATTGGCAGGAGATGAAAATTTTGGTTTCAACAATGCAGTTTTCTTGTCGGAACGTGAAGCCGCTGATAGAAATTATGCTCTTGGCTTTTACATGAGAGAAAATAAGTGTTATCCAGATAAAACGAATCTCCGTGAAATCATGGACTTTTACTttcaa TGCTGTTCAATGGAAGCAAATTGCGAAACTATGGCGGTAATGGCGGCGACATTGGCGAATGGTGGTATATGTCCTATTACCGAAGAGAAGGTCCTTAAACCAGATAGCGTTCGAGATGTACTTAGTCTGATGCATAGTTGTGGAATGTATGATTACAGTGGTCAATTTGCATTCAAG gTTGGAATACCAGCAAAATCTGGAGTATCAGGAAGTCTTCTTGTAGTTATACCAAATGTGATGGGTATCTGTACGTGGTCGCCACCTTTAGATCTTCTTGGCAATTCTTGCCGAGGCGTACAATTTTGCGAAGAACTCGTAACCGAGTTTAATTTCCATAG CTACTATGATCATAGGTACGATAATCTGAAGCACGCGACCAACAAGAAAGATCCAAGAAGACACAAGTACGAAACGAAGGGCCTATCCATAGTCAATCTTCTCTTCAGTGCTGCCAGTGGCGATGTTCCTGCAATGAGAAG GCATCGGTTGAGTGGTATGGACATGACATTGTCCGACTATGACGGAAGGACAGCTTTGCATTTGGCTGCTAGCGAAGGTCATTTGGATTGCGTTGAATTCCTGATCGAACAATGTAGCGTACCTCACGATCCTAAAGATAG ATGGGGCAAACGACCAATAGACGAAGCGAAAAATTTCGGTCACGCGCAGGTTGTAGagtatttaaacaattatgcTGTTGCGCACAAAACCGAACGCGAATAtgaggaaaataaagagaacgaggtgaatgaagaaaaatcttcTGAAAAGGTCGGCCAATCGCCATTACCATAA